A genome region from Thermoanaerobacterium xylanolyticum LX-11 includes the following:
- a CDS encoding phasin family protein: MLKEMFLAGLGAVSLTKDKIEEIAQELVKRGELTAEDKNNFINSALNSVNKQKQVIKEKAYENIQQMAKEANLVTREEYDLLLARIAELESKLDQLIQNNQNM, from the coding sequence ATGCTTAAAGAGATGTTTCTTGCAGGGCTTGGTGCTGTTTCTTTGACAAAAGATAAGATAGAGGAGATCGCTCAAGAGCTTGTAAAGCGTGGCGAACTTACTGCAGAAGACAAAAACAATTTCATAAATAGTGCATTGAATTCTGTAAATAAACAGAAGCAAGTCATTAAAGAAAAGGCTTATGAGAATATTCAGCAAATGGCTAAGGAAGCAAATTTAGTGACGAGAGAAGAATACGATCTTTTGTTGGCGCGGATAGCTGAACTGGAAAGCAAATTAGATCAGCTTATTCAGAACAATCAGAATATGTAA
- the secF gene encoding protein translocase subunit SecF codes for MRWNNIKWNIDVIGKTKVWFTISGIIILAGLIALFTMGLNWGLDFTGGTVVEFNMHKPVTIAMNNEITNILKSNGVKDSQVKAIGPNNTHVSITTPSLDDKTRTAVINAIESKYKLTVKDLVSSQNVSASIGKEMQFGTILASAVAALLILIYIGFRFNFEMGAAAVLALIHDILIMISAYALLRIVVDTPFVAAILTVFGYSINDTIVIFDRIRDNIKLMRKASYKEIANVSVNETMTRSINTVMTVLLMLILMYFFGPASIKSFALPLLVGITSGAYSSIFIASPLWVIFKDKEGKNRVGNKVGNKPQKA; via the coding sequence ATGAGATGGAATAATATAAAGTGGAACATAGATGTAATTGGAAAGACGAAAGTGTGGTTTACAATATCAGGCATAATAATACTTGCAGGACTTATTGCTTTATTTACAATGGGCTTAAATTGGGGACTAGACTTTACAGGTGGTACTGTAGTTGAATTTAATATGCATAAGCCTGTGACGATTGCCATGAATAATGAAATTACAAACATTTTAAAAAGCAATGGTGTTAAAGATTCGCAGGTAAAGGCTATTGGTCCTAATAACACACATGTTTCAATAACGACTCCAAGCCTTGACGATAAGACGAGGACTGCCGTTATAAATGCTATAGAATCTAAGTATAAACTTACTGTTAAAGACCTTGTATCGTCACAGAATGTCAGTGCATCCATAGGTAAAGAGATGCAGTTTGGAACGATTTTAGCATCTGCCGTAGCTGCACTTCTTATACTTATTTACATTGGCTTCAGGTTTAATTTCGAGATGGGTGCTGCGGCTGTCTTAGCTTTGATACACGATATTTTAATAATGATTTCTGCTTATGCACTGCTTAGAATTGTTGTAGATACTCCATTCGTTGCTGCTATACTTACGGTTTTTGGTTATTCTATCAATGATACGATTGTTATTTTTGACAGAATTAGGGACAATATAAAATTGATGAGAAAGGCAAGCTATAAAGAGATAGCAAATGTCAGCGTAAATGAGACGATGACCCGGTCGATAAATACTGTCATGACAGTTTTGCTGATGCTTATACTTATGTACTTCTTTGGACCTGCATCTATAAAGAGTTTTGCTTTGCCTCTTTTAGTTGGTATTACTAGCGGTGCATATTCATCAATATTTATTGCTAGTCCGCTTTGGGTTATATTTAAGGATAAAGAAGGAAAAAATAGAGTAGGAAACAAGGTAGGAAATAAACCTCAAAAAGCATGA